One window of the Chryseobacterium sp. CY350 genome contains the following:
- a CDS encoding IS3 family transposase, producing the protein MFECQKLKYTNYCYFLQIIFHFLSRTQVNYYNNDRIRLNLKGKSPVQYRTLYYQNII; encoded by the coding sequence ATATTTGAATGTCAGAAACTTAAATATACGAATTATTGCTATTTTTTACAAATTATATTTCATTTTTTATCCCGAACTCAGGTTAATTACTATAACAACGACAGAATAAGACTCAATTTAAAAGGAAAGAGTCCGGTACAGTACCGAACTCTTTATTATCAAAATATTATTTAA